One region of Exiguobacterium acetylicum genomic DNA includes:
- a CDS encoding helix-turn-helix domain-containing protein: MVKANPIGENLKRFRIQKGYSQKELCADLCSQAEISKIENGLNSPTVDLLQQLAVRLQVPISLLFREHTDEEKFFQLDRFLSDLLREEKYKEALERIHQQEKDSIVEVYILKSYIKTIIDLKQNRIDFRTAASLLSNLLIEKEVWSQSIQLYIRIKMAIANMYSEQDLFHLTESVYQELENEIEVLQSNTYLNALLKIYFNHCQILEYQGKSEESIVIAKKGYELCLKHNHTFLFGHFYYQLAHYDEYLGEDEKSLQKQYSVAYALFHAFEHDVRKKMILRMKESYMLFTFEN, from the coding sequence ATGGTTAAAGCTAATCCAATTGGAGAAAACTTAAAACGATTTCGTATTCAAAAGGGGTATTCTCAAAAAGAACTATGTGCTGATTTATGTAGTCAAGCTGAAATTAGTAAAATTGAAAACGGCTTAAATTCTCCGACTGTTGATTTATTACAACAACTTGCTGTAAGGTTGCAAGTTCCCATCTCTTTGTTGTTTCGAGAACATACCGATGAGGAAAAGTTCTTTCAACTAGATCGATTCTTATCCGATTTGCTTCGAGAAGAGAAATATAAAGAGGCGTTAGAGCGAATTCACCAGCAAGAAAAGGATAGCATCGTCGAAGTCTACATTTTAAAAAGCTATATCAAGACGATCATTGACCTAAAGCAAAATCGAATCGATTTTCGGACAGCAGCAAGCCTACTTAGCAACTTGTTGATTGAAAAAGAAGTCTGGTCTCAGTCCATTCAATTGTACATTCGAATCAAAATGGCAATTGCGAATATGTATTCAGAGCAGGACTTATTTCATTTAACGGAATCCGTGTATCAGGAATTAGAAAATGAAATCGAAGTTCTTCAGTCCAATACCTATCTAAATGCACTATTGAAAATTTACTTCAATCATTGTCAGATTCTTGAGTACCAAGGGAAGTCTGAGGAAAGTATCGTCATTGCCAAAAAAGGATATGAGTTATGTTTGAAACATAATCATACATTTCTATTCGGTCATTTTTATTATCAACTCGCTCACTATGATGAATACTTAGGTGAGGATGAGAAGTCACTCCAAAAACAATATTCAGTCGCCTATGCACTGTTTCATGCGTTTGAGCACGACGTTCGAAAGAAGATGATTCTTCGCATGAAGGAGTCGTATATGTTGTTCACTTTTGAGAATTAA
- a CDS encoding helix-turn-helix domain-containing protein, whose product MDDLTSSIGAKIKQLRIEKQLTQQALCEGICSQAEISKIENGLNSPTVELLQKIAARLNSPIALLFENPQANEEIDFFDKFISDQLREENFDQVIQFISKYDYKENMNLIILSAYFKIIVEMKQNRFDFRTATSLLSNLLNEYDVWNESISLFIRIKTAIANIYAEHELYHLTTGTYSDIETLLEQLKSSQYITSLIKIYFNHAQILLYQDLFEEANVFIQKGINLCLDSQQTFLLGHFYFQLGNYQEAAGNALFQKTYTIAYTLLHAFEFQTTKQLVVDLKKEHLLFSFESTFKYEA is encoded by the coding sequence ATGGATGATTTAACTTCATCAATCGGTGCAAAAATAAAACAATTGCGCATCGAAAAGCAATTGACTCAACAAGCACTATGTGAGGGTATTTGTAGTCAAGCTGAGATTAGTAAAATCGAGAACGGCTTAAATTCACCAACCGTAGAATTATTGCAAAAAATTGCCGCTCGTTTAAATAGTCCGATTGCACTTTTATTCGAGAATCCTCAAGCTAATGAAGAAATAGATTTTTTTGATAAATTTATTTCAGATCAACTTCGAGAAGAGAATTTTGATCAAGTCATACAATTCATTTCAAAGTATGATTACAAAGAGAATATGAATTTAATCATATTAAGTGCTTACTTTAAGATCATCGTAGAGATGAAACAAAATCGATTTGATTTTAGAACAGCCACTTCCTTATTAAGTAACCTTTTAAACGAGTATGATGTTTGGAACGAATCCATTTCGTTATTCATTCGGATTAAGACGGCAATTGCAAATATATATGCTGAACATGAGTTATATCATTTAACTACGGGTACTTATTCCGATATTGAAACGCTATTAGAGCAACTCAAAAGTTCCCAATATATCACTTCTTTGATAAAAATCTATTTTAATCATGCTCAAATTCTTTTATATCAAGATTTATTTGAAGAAGCGAACGTGTTTATTCAAAAAGGAATTAATTTATGCTTAGATTCTCAACAGACTTTTCTGTTAGGGCATTTTTATTTTCAATTAGGAAATTATCAAGAAGCTGCCGGTAACGCTTTATTTCAAAAGACATATACGATAGCTTATACATTGTTACACGCATTTGAATTTCAAACGACGAAACAATTAGTCGTTGACCTAAAGAAAGAACATTTATTGTTTTCTTTTGAGTCTACCTTTAAATACGAAGCATGA
- a CDS encoding helix-turn-helix domain-containing protein, translating to MHPVIHSVGDKIKQERKKQGMTQKALCEGICSQAEISKIENGRNSPTIDLLQQICRRLRIPISLFFEDEIVSQKLNEIDQRMLRHMREKTYSAMEKDLEEYAKANTEFEIQVLIRYHQKLLLHEKGNIDFRTCISALLKLVIEESLVEKSFLLYTRIQMAIAVLYTNHDDYTHSHQIYEALLKLPYRTREYKKIKMKIIYNYLRNLYRLKRFEEGLKEVEHAIKETKELEDLTYIGHFYYQKGFFLEALNASEKSIKEAYTIAYSFFTATNNHAYRKILETHLSDLLLFPVDESE from the coding sequence ATGCATCCAGTCATTCATTCTGTTGGTGATAAAATCAAACAAGAACGAAAAAAACAAGGAATGACACAAAAAGCACTTTGTGAAGGAATTTGTAGTCAGGCTGAAATCAGTAAAATCGAAAATGGTCGAAATTCTCCAACGATTGATTTGTTACAGCAGATTTGTCGAAGACTACGCATCCCGATTTCATTGTTTTTTGAAGATGAGATCGTCTCACAAAAGTTAAATGAAATAGACCAAAGAATGTTGCGCCATATGAGAGAGAAAACTTACTCAGCTATGGAGAAGGATTTAGAAGAATATGCAAAAGCAAATACTGAATTTGAAATTCAAGTGTTAATTCGATATCATCAAAAGCTGTTATTACATGAAAAAGGAAACATCGATTTTAGAACATGTATTTCTGCGTTATTAAAATTAGTCATTGAAGAAAGTTTAGTTGAAAAGTCATTTCTTCTCTATACCAGAATTCAGATGGCAATTGCTGTTTTATATACGAATCATGATGATTACACGCATTCTCATCAAATTTATGAGGCGCTATTAAAACTACCTTACCGTACACGCGAGTATAAAAAAATTAAAATGAAAATCATATATAATTACTTACGTAACTTATATCGGTTAAAGCGATTCGAGGAAGGGTTAAAAGAAGTTGAACACGCGATAAAAGAAACCAAAGAGCTAGAAGATTTAACATACATTGGTCACTTTTATTATCAAAAGGGCTTCTTTTTAGAAGCGTTAAACGCTTCCGAGAAAAGTATTAAAGAAGCGTATACAATTGCTTACTCATTTTTCACTGCGACGAATAATCACGCATACCGAAAAATTCTTGAAACACATTTATCAGATCTATTGCTATTTCCTGTAGATGAAAGTGAGTGA
- a CDS encoding MalY/PatB family protein: MEQINFDETIEKRNTGSVKWDGLPSLYGSDELIPMWVADMDVRPPHHLTERLTRRVATGHFGYSMFEDEAKRAIQHWFQKRYDVTITTDSILYSSGVVPGLAHTVLALTEPSDEIIIQTPVYPPFHQIIQSNQRQLIENPLLLDGETYQTDFPLLERQMRTARMMILCSPHNPSGKVYPREELQQIVELAKQHDVYLVSDEIHADLVYTGSVHTPILGLDYEKLILVSAPSKTFNIPGLYASYLIVPDISIRQQIERIQQRHFVHPNALASTAITTAYGDVASEQWLSQLLMYLEGNRDHAIRRIRQEMPKLDVVIPEATFLLWIDFKALELDSKTRSDWLVKEAKIALTHGSSFGSGGETFERLNIGCPRAQLDQALDRLSAAYQRFWTN, translated from the coding sequence ATGGAACAAATCAATTTTGATGAAACGATCGAGAAACGAAATACAGGATCCGTTAAGTGGGACGGGCTCCCTTCGCTATATGGATCAGATGAGCTGATTCCGATGTGGGTCGCCGACATGGACGTACGTCCACCACACCATTTGACAGAACGATTGACTAGACGTGTTGCTACAGGTCATTTCGGTTACTCGATGTTTGAAGACGAAGCAAAACGAGCGATTCAACACTGGTTTCAAAAGCGATATGATGTCACAATCACTACTGATTCCATTCTCTACTCGAGCGGTGTCGTTCCAGGACTTGCGCATACCGTCCTCGCATTGACGGAACCGAGTGATGAAATCATCATTCAGACACCGGTCTATCCTCCATTTCATCAAATCATTCAGTCTAATCAACGACAACTCATTGAAAATCCGCTTCTTTTAGACGGTGAGACGTATCAGACAGACTTTCCACTTCTCGAACGGCAAATGCGAACAGCACGTATGATGATTCTCTGTAGTCCGCATAATCCAAGCGGTAAAGTCTATCCGAGAGAAGAATTACAACAAATCGTCGAACTCGCGAAGCAACATGATGTTTATCTTGTATCCGATGAGATTCATGCGGACCTTGTCTATACAGGTTCCGTTCACACCCCTATTCTCGGTTTGGATTATGAAAAACTCATTTTAGTGAGTGCGCCATCCAAAACGTTCAATATTCCGGGTCTATATGCGTCTTATTTGATCGTACCTGACATCTCGATTCGTCAACAGATCGAGCGTATCCAGCAACGTCATTTCGTTCACCCGAATGCATTAGCTTCGACTGCGATTACAACAGCATATGGTGATGTTGCGAGTGAGCAATGGCTGTCACAATTACTTATGTATTTAGAAGGCAATCGTGACCATGCCATCCGTCGGATTCGCCAAGAGATGCCAAAATTAGACGTTGTCATTCCAGAAGCAACTTTCCTGTTGTGGATCGACTTCAAAGCACTCGAACTAGACAGTAAAACACGATCAGATTGGCTCGTCAAGGAGGCAAAAATCGCTCTAACGCATGGTTCTTCGTTCGGATCTGGTGGCGAAACGTTTGAACGTTTAAACATCGGTTGTCCTCGTGCACAATTAGATCAGGCACTAGACCGTTTAAGCGCCGCATACCAACGGTTTTGGACGAATTAA
- the putP gene encoding sodium/proline symporter PutP, translated as MTQEWISIILYLVLMLAIGYFAYKRTTNTEDYMLGGRDLGPGVTALSAGASDMSGWMLMGLPGAMYATGVSALWLALGLLIGCYVNYIVLAPRFRLYTEMANDSITIPDFLENRFEDKSRVLRTVSALVIIIFFTFYTSAGIVSGGKLFVSSFGFDYHYGMLLTIAVVIAYTLFGGFLAVSWTDFVQGCIMFIALVLVPVVALTDVGGIDGAYNYAEKLDPSLFDPFKGTTILGIIGFLAWGLGYFGQPHIIVRFMAIRSVKDLKSARRIGIGWMFVSIIGAMMTGLVGIAYFEGQGNGLGDPETVFIRFSDVLFHPYITGFLMAAILAAIMSTISSQLLVTSSALTEDFYKTFLKKDASDKELVLTGRIAVLVVAVIASILAWNPSATILALVGYAWAGFGSAFGPIILLSLYWKRMTKQGALAGIISGALTVIIWVQLGLSTTLYEMVPGFFTSLIFTVVVSLMTKQPVNAVQETFEEMEDELKDAVQ; from the coding sequence ATGACGCAAGAATGGATTTCGATCATCCTGTATCTTGTTCTCATGTTGGCAATCGGTTATTTTGCCTACAAGCGAACGACGAATACAGAAGATTACATGTTAGGCGGACGCGATCTCGGTCCAGGTGTCACAGCACTCTCTGCTGGTGCATCGGATATGAGTGGATGGATGCTCATGGGACTTCCCGGCGCCATGTATGCAACAGGTGTATCAGCCCTTTGGCTCGCACTCGGTTTATTGATTGGATGTTACGTAAACTACATCGTACTCGCACCACGTTTCCGTCTCTATACAGAAATGGCAAACGACTCAATTACGATCCCTGATTTCTTAGAGAATCGTTTTGAAGACAAATCACGCGTGCTTCGTACTGTATCAGCACTCGTTATCATCATTTTCTTCACGTTCTACACATCAGCCGGAATCGTATCTGGCGGAAAATTGTTCGTCAGCTCATTTGGATTTGATTACCACTATGGTATGCTCTTGACGATTGCGGTCGTAATCGCCTACACACTTTTCGGCGGTTTTCTCGCAGTTAGTTGGACCGATTTCGTCCAGGGCTGTATCATGTTCATCGCACTCGTTCTTGTACCGGTCGTCGCATTGACAGACGTCGGTGGAATCGATGGTGCGTATAATTACGCTGAAAAATTAGACCCTTCGTTATTTGACCCATTCAAAGGGACAACCATTTTAGGAATCATCGGTTTCCTTGCTTGGGGACTTGGTTACTTCGGTCAACCCCATATCATCGTCCGCTTTATGGCGATTCGTTCTGTTAAAGATTTAAAAAGTGCCCGTCGTATCGGGATCGGCTGGATGTTCGTCTCAATCATCGGTGCCATGATGACAGGACTTGTCGGAATTGCTTATTTTGAAGGACAAGGAAATGGACTCGGTGACCCGGAAACAGTATTCATCCGTTTCTCGGATGTACTATTCCACCCGTATATCACAGGATTCCTAATGGCTGCGATTCTTGCAGCAATCATGTCGACGATTTCATCACAATTGCTCGTTACTTCGAGTGCGTTGACAGAAGACTTTTATAAAACGTTCTTGAAAAAAGACGCATCGGATAAAGAACTCGTCCTGACAGGTCGAATCGCCGTTCTTGTCGTTGCCGTCATCGCAAGTATTCTCGCGTGGAACCCATCAGCGACGATTCTTGCACTTGTCGGTTATGCATGGGCTGGATTCGGTTCTGCCTTTGGTCCGATCATCTTGCTTTCTCTCTACTGGAAACGGATGACGAAACAAGGCGCACTAGCTGGTATTATCTCAGGTGCCTTGACTGTCATCATCTGGGTTCAACTTGGACTTAGTACGACGCTTTATGAAATGGTACCTGGATTCTTCACAAGCTTGATCTTTACGGTCGTTGTCAGCTTGATGACGAAACAACCGGTCAATGCCGTTCAGGAAACGTTTGAAGAGATGGAAGACGAATTAAAAGACGCAGTTCAATAA
- a CDS encoding class I SAM-dependent methyltransferase, with translation MKPTIGLTTCLRPTDDVHHRVKQLLADETIHFIYVVRQKKSIEHLQQETGLPVLVVDKQRLDLYPLGEATSFFFHPSSAVFRIKQIDAGGGDPLIAIGRLSEGMRVLDCTLGLGADAIVMSHAIGERGRIIGLESRVETAFVVKNGLKRWEESYEPINQAMRRIEVRVKHHLAYLKECPDNSFDVIYFDPMFEQTVEESTHLDALRTLANYEALSEEAMVEAKRVARQRIVLKAHYESPLFERFGFERTKRKTSKLHYGVIEL, from the coding sequence ATGAAACCAACCATTGGACTGACGACATGTCTTCGTCCGACTGACGACGTGCATCATCGTGTGAAACAGTTGTTAGCGGATGAAACGATACATTTTATCTACGTCGTGCGTCAGAAAAAAAGCATAGAACACTTGCAACAGGAGACAGGATTACCGGTGCTTGTCGTCGATAAACAACGGCTTGATTTATATCCACTAGGCGAGGCGACATCGTTCTTTTTCCATCCTTCGAGTGCTGTGTTTCGCATCAAACAAATTGATGCAGGAGGAGGCGATCCTCTCATTGCGATCGGACGCTTATCGGAAGGGATGCGTGTGCTTGACTGCACACTTGGTCTTGGAGCAGATGCCATCGTCATGAGTCATGCCATCGGAGAGCGGGGGCGGATCATCGGGTTAGAAAGCCGGGTTGAGACAGCATTTGTCGTCAAGAACGGATTAAAACGGTGGGAAGAGTCCTACGAACCGATCAATCAAGCGATGCGACGAATTGAAGTGAGAGTCAAACACCATCTCGCCTATTTAAAAGAATGTCCGGATAATTCCTTTGATGTCATCTACTTTGATCCTATGTTCGAACAGACTGTCGAAGAATCGACGCATCTCGACGCTTTACGAACGCTTGCGAATTATGAAGCCTTATCCGAGGAAGCGATGGTGGAGGCGAAGCGTGTGGCACGTCAGCGCATCGTGTTAAAAGCACATTATGAGAGTCCCTTGTTTGAACGGTTTGGGTTCGAACGAACAAAGCGGAAGACGTCGAAGTTGCATTATGGCGTGATTGAACTGTAA
- a CDS encoding GNAT family N-acetyltransferase, with translation MELRRRTLRHVDQAEYDHFLKYGEQAYGLTPQEIKGYDHELGEERAFDSVEHSYPEDYYFDIVEADTIVGRVLLLKMGHYFQLDFMVFDPYTRRGLATQAVAEALTYSGVLDRHEVRARVLDQSPHASFAKRILEANDFTSTENYFVKGRRRRYSLQRMS, from the coding sequence ATGGAATTGAGACGTCGAACATTACGTCATGTCGATCAAGCTGAGTATGATCATTTCTTGAAGTATGGCGAGCAAGCATATGGACTGACTCCGCAAGAAATCAAAGGGTATGACCATGAGCTTGGAGAAGAGCGGGCTTTTGATTCCGTCGAGCACAGTTATCCTGAAGATTATTACTTTGATATCGTTGAAGCGGATACGATCGTGGGGCGGGTTCTGCTCTTAAAAATGGGTCACTACTTCCAACTCGACTTCATGGTGTTTGATCCCTACACGCGTCGGGGTCTAGCTACTCAAGCAGTTGCTGAAGCATTGACGTATTCTGGGGTACTAGATCGTCACGAAGTACGCGCGCGCGTCCTTGATCAATCACCGCACGCTTCGTTTGCAAAACGTATTTTAGAAGCGAATGATTTTACATCGACAGAAAACTATTTCGTCAAAGGAAGACGTCGTCGGTATTCGCTGCAACGAATGAGCTAA
- a CDS encoding queuosine precursor transporter, protein MNEWLWIPSIFLTMGLLIFSYYLFGKTGLLMWIAIATIIANIQVTQTVDIFGFVFTLGNVVYGSCYLATDILNEKYGKQVARKGVYMGFFSLITTTVLMQFSLLYTPLADKAALETSDSLHLLFGLLPWIAIGSLAAYLVSQLFDVFIYSKIRQKTGERKLWLRTTGSTVLSQLLDTLTFCAIAFHDMPFSIWWQIFITTYLAKFVVAWFATPFMYLAKRIHPTKQSTDAAA, encoded by the coding sequence ATGAACGAATGGTTATGGATCCCTTCCATTTTTTTAACGATGGGATTATTGATTTTCAGTTATTATTTATTTGGTAAGACAGGATTGTTGATGTGGATTGCCATCGCAACAATCATTGCAAACATCCAAGTCACACAAACCGTCGATATTTTTGGTTTCGTCTTTACGTTAGGGAATGTCGTATATGGCAGTTGTTATCTAGCGACAGATATCCTCAATGAAAAATACGGAAAGCAGGTCGCTCGTAAAGGCGTCTATATGGGGTTCTTCTCCTTGATCACGACAACCGTCCTGATGCAGTTCAGTCTCTTATATACACCACTTGCTGATAAAGCTGCACTCGAAACATCCGATTCCTTGCATTTATTGTTTGGACTCTTACCATGGATTGCTATTGGTAGTCTTGCCGCTTATCTTGTCTCGCAACTATTCGATGTCTTTATTTATTCAAAGATCCGTCAGAAGACAGGCGAACGGAAGCTTTGGTTACGGACGACAGGGTCAACTGTATTAAGTCAATTGCTTGATACGTTGACGTTTTGTGCGATCGCCTTTCACGATATGCCCTTCTCCATCTGGTGGCAAATCTTCATTACGACGTATCTCGCGAAATTCGTCGTCGCTTGGTTTGCGACACCATTCATGTATTTAGCAAAACGCATCCATCCGACGAAACAATCGACAGACGCTGCTGCATGA
- a CDS encoding PilZ domain-containing protein, with protein sequence MKIKRNEPFRYTLKKPITGEFHLLKNDQRTPNGLMKIHNISPNGLAISTELKLPLLKSMKIVVEFSLIEGQEPLCIEGQLLHEKPVGPERLYGIRLNPSPTDRDTIIAQVKQVAQLER encoded by the coding sequence ATGAAAATCAAACGGAATGAACCATTTCGATATACGCTGAAAAAACCAATAACAGGTGAATTTCATTTATTGAAAAATGACCAGCGTACTCCTAATGGATTGATGAAAATCCATAATATCTCACCGAACGGACTAGCAATCAGCACAGAACTAAAACTTCCACTCCTCAAATCAATGAAAATCGTTGTTGAGTTCTCATTGATCGAGGGTCAAGAACCTTTGTGCATCGAAGGTCAGTTATTGCATGAGAAGCCAGTGGGTCCCGAAAGACTGTATGGCATCCGCCTCAATCCGTCACCGACAGATCGTGATACGATCATCGCTCAGGTTAAACAAGTCGCTCAATTGGAGCGATAA
- a CDS encoding glycoside hydrolase family 13 protein, whose translation MERKWWHDSVVYQIYPRSYNDSNGDGIGDLNGIIEKLDYLKTLGIDVIWLSPVYDSPNDDNGYDIRDYEAIMKEFGTMDDFDRLLDEAHARDIKIVMDLVINHSSDEHQWFAESRQSKDNPYRDYYMWRPANPDGSLPNNWGSIFSGPAWEYDETTNEYYLHLFSKKQPDLNWENEQMRHDVYGMIRRWLDRGIDGFRMDVINLISKTPGLPDATVHPGALYGDGGEHYINGPRVHEFLHEMNEASFGKYDVLTVGEMPGATTDDAILYTDPARKEVNMVFTFEHMDLDSGPNGKWDVIPFDLLKLKQNFTKWQTALHETGWNSLYWNNHDQPRVVSRFGNDTTYRVESAKMLATLLHLLKGTPYIYQGEEIGMTNVAFEDIADYEDIEIRNMWKERTEQGASPAELLRSIHVKGRDNARTPMQWDASKNAGFSTGTPWLKVNPNYPEINVEQALADEQSIFYYYQQLIRLRHDHELVVYGRYELLLEDHPEVYAYSRTLEGETWYVYCSFADHDVNIPSTHDTSDRVIGNYEESVVTDELTLRPYEAVVFRTFEG comes from the coding sequence ATGGAACGTAAATGGTGGCATGATAGTGTCGTTTATCAAATTTACCCACGTAGTTATAATGATTCGAATGGGGATGGAATCGGTGATTTGAACGGAATCATCGAAAAGTTGGATTATTTGAAGACACTTGGTATCGACGTCATTTGGCTAAGTCCTGTCTATGATTCACCGAATGACGATAATGGCTATGATATTCGTGATTATGAAGCCATCATGAAGGAATTCGGAACGATGGATGATTTTGATCGTCTTTTAGATGAGGCACATGCACGAGATATCAAAATCGTCATGGACCTCGTCATCAATCATTCGTCAGATGAACATCAGTGGTTCGCGGAATCGCGTCAAAGCAAGGACAATCCATATCGGGATTATTATATGTGGCGCCCGGCAAATCCAGACGGTTCTCTACCAAACAACTGGGGATCGATTTTCTCTGGACCTGCCTGGGAATATGATGAAACAACAAATGAGTACTATCTTCACTTATTCTCGAAGAAGCAGCCTGACTTGAACTGGGAAAATGAGCAGATGCGTCACGATGTGTACGGGATGATTCGTCGTTGGTTGGATCGAGGGATTGATGGTTTCCGAATGGACGTCATCAACTTGATTTCGAAGACACCCGGCTTACCAGATGCGACGGTCCATCCAGGAGCACTGTATGGAGATGGTGGGGAACATTATATCAATGGACCACGTGTCCATGAATTTTTACACGAGATGAATGAAGCTTCCTTCGGTAAATACGATGTCCTGACAGTCGGTGAGATGCCAGGAGCGACGACGGATGATGCCATTCTTTACACGGATCCAGCACGTAAAGAGGTCAACATGGTCTTTACGTTCGAACATATGGATCTTGATTCAGGTCCGAATGGGAAATGGGACGTCATTCCGTTTGATTTACTTAAACTCAAGCAAAACTTCACCAAATGGCAGACGGCCTTACATGAGACGGGCTGGAACTCGCTCTATTGGAACAACCACGATCAACCCCGCGTCGTCAGTCGATTCGGAAATGACACGACGTACCGCGTCGAGTCAGCTAAAATGCTTGCTACATTATTGCATTTGTTAAAAGGGACGCCATATATCTATCAAGGCGAGGAAATCGGCATGACGAACGTCGCTTTTGAAGACATTGCGGACTATGAAGATATCGAAATTCGGAACATGTGGAAAGAACGTACGGAACAAGGAGCTTCACCGGCTGAACTACTACGTTCCATCCATGTCAAAGGACGTGACAATGCGCGGACACCGATGCAGTGGGATGCGTCGAAGAACGCTGGTTTCTCAACGGGAACACCATGGTTGAAGGTCAATCCGAACTATCCGGAAATTAACGTCGAACAGGCGCTTGCAGATGAGCAATCCATCTTTTATTACTATCAACAGTTGATTCGTCTACGACATGACCATGAGCTCGTCGTCTATGGTCGCTATGAACTCTTACTCGAAGATCATCCAGAAGTTTACGCCTACTCACGAACGCTTGAAGGGGAGACATGGTATGTCTACTGTTCGTTTGCGGATCATGATGTGAATATTCCGTCTACGCATGATACGTCAGACCGGGTCATCGGAAACTATGAGGAGTCCGTTGTTACCGATGAACTCACGCTTCGACCTTATGAAGCCGTCGTCTTCCGTACGTTTGAAGGGTGA
- a CDS encoding thymidylate synthase has protein sequence MEQYHALCEHILEHGTKKEDRTGTGTLSVFGHQMRFSLQDGFPLITTKKLHMKSIIHELIWFISGDTNIRYLQENGVRIWNEWADENGDLGPVYGAQWRSFPRPDGTTVDQLAQVIEQIKTNPDSRRLIVSAWNPGQVDEMALPPCHLLFQFYVADGKLSCQLYQRSADVFLGVPFNIASYALLTHMIAHVCGLEVGDFVHTLGDAHIYSNHIEQVNLQLTRTPKKLPTLRFARTVDRIEDFRFEDIIIEGYDPDPHIKGVVAV, from the coding sequence ATGGAACAATATCATGCACTTTGCGAACACATTTTGGAACACGGAACAAAAAAGGAAGACCGGACGGGAACGGGAACACTCAGCGTGTTTGGTCACCAAATGCGCTTCTCCCTTCAAGATGGTTTTCCTCTCATTACGACGAAAAAGTTACATATGAAGTCGATCATCCATGAGTTGATTTGGTTCATCTCGGGTGATACGAATATTCGTTATCTACAGGAAAATGGTGTGCGGATTTGGAACGAATGGGCCGATGAGAACGGAGATTTAGGTCCTGTTTACGGGGCACAATGGCGCTCTTTTCCACGTCCAGATGGCACGACGGTCGATCAGCTGGCACAAGTCATTGAACAGATCAAAACGAATCCGGATTCTCGTCGTTTGATCGTCAGTGCTTGGAATCCTGGACAAGTCGATGAGATGGCTTTACCACCTTGTCATCTCTTGTTCCAATTTTATGTCGCTGACGGAAAACTATCATGCCAATTGTATCAACGTTCAGCTGATGTTTTCCTAGGCGTACCATTTAATATTGCATCTTATGCGTTACTGACACATATGATTGCTCATGTGTGTGGACTTGAGGTTGGTGACTTCGTTCATACGCTCGGTGACGCTCATATCTATTCAAATCATATTGAACAAGTTAATCTTCAGTTGACGCGTACCCCGAAAAAATTACCGACGCTGCGCTTCGCTCGAACAGTCGATCGTATCGAAGACTTCCGCTTCGAAGACATCATCATTGAAGGCTATGATCCTGATCCGCACATTAAAGGTGTGGTAGCCGTATGA
- a CDS encoding dihydrofolate reductase gives MITHIVAYTKNHVIGRDNAMPWHLPADLAHFKRTTIGKPIIMGRKTFESIGRPLPGRENIVITRDQTFAAEGVTVWHDLSALQPYVDSEEEVFLIGGGELFAQTLPLARRLYVTEIDTVLSGDVHYPEIPSSFQITSETHYDAVEGNDYPFIIRRYDQ, from the coding sequence ATGATCACACATATCGTAGCGTATACGAAAAATCATGTCATCGGTCGTGACAATGCGATGCCTTGGCACCTTCCAGCTGATTTGGCTCACTTCAAGCGTACGACGATTGGCAAACCGATCATCATGGGACGAAAGACGTTCGAATCCATCGGACGACCGTTGCCCGGTCGAGAGAACATCGTCATTACGCGCGATCAGACGTTTGCAGCCGAAGGTGTAACGGTATGGCATGATCTATCTGCTTTACAACCATACGTCGATTCAGAAGAAGAAGTCTTTTTGATTGGTGGTGGAGAATTGTTTGCTCAAACGCTTCCTCTTGCTCGCCGCCTGTATGTCACTGAAATTGATACGGTTCTTTCTGGAGATGTACATTATCCCGAAATCCCATCTTCATTTCAGATTACTTCCGAAACACATTATGATGCGGTCGAGGGCAACGATTATCCGTTCATCATTCGTCGATATGATCAGTAA